The Struthio camelus isolate bStrCam1 chromosome W, bStrCam1.hap1, whole genome shotgun sequence sequence CATTAGGTGCAAATGGATTCAtaaagcaaaacatatttttaattcatcAAGTAAttacttcagaataattttttctgaatgttagCTTAGTATTACTTTTGCATTTGACTTCTTGAAACTGTTTGTAAGTTACTTTCTACTTTCCACAATTATAGGGACCAATTTCCAGATCAGACCAAAGATAAATGCAAACAACTGATTTGTCTTACCATGATTCTCACAAAGCGTGGTTGGGCATAACTTGGAAGGAAGTCCACAACATGCTTGTAAAGTCTTTCTCCATCAAAGGGTTGGTCAGGCTTAAGTACAATAGCTGCCATCCCTATTCTTCCTTCGTAATCTATAAAGGCATTGAAAAATATTATCACAAACACAAGTTATCTGCATGAAAGAGGTATCTTCTGTCACTTCTGGAGGGATTTAGCTTTGGTCAGCAAGGATTTTGAGCCTTTGTAGTATCTGTCCTATCCTCTCAGGCATCATTCAGtagaagataaaaaatattttattttggaagattTACTTACTTCCAGGGTTTTTACTCAATTAAAAAATTTCAGCATCTTCTTTTTATTAGGAATTCTGTAGAGCTGAAGCTGGCTGCTAACTCTCCTTCCTGCCTTGCTTAATCTTTCCATTTTTAACATAGTGGTCTACTAAAATCAGAGTGACCACTAGTCAATAAAAAGCTGGAAGCACTTCCACGAAGACTAGTGAGTATGTGGTCACATGTGAATATGCATTGTGGTATATACCAACTCTAATGGCTACTGTACATTGTATAAGCAGTGCCGAGTAATTGGCTCCTGCTCTCCTCCGTGGGCAGATTAGTAACAAATATAGTGCCAAATGCCTCATAGTAAATTACAAGCAGTACATTATGTTCTACATGAAAACAGGGACAAAAACCTATTAAGAAAGATGTAACAAACACAGTTACTACTTTCTCTTTATTCACACACAAGTGAAAGTTCCAAATGGACAAAACATTTAAATTAGAAGAAGTGAGCTGCCAGGATCGAGTCTGTCCAGAGGGAAATAGCAGCTTTGAGGTGTGATCAAggcactgaaaggataaaatgtGGGCGTTCCCTTTTCATGGAGATTAACTTGGAGTTGTTTAATTGGTGACTGGCAGTTTTTGAGACTCAAGTTGATTCAGAAGTACGAAACACCATCATGTTGTTATACTAATACTCAAAGCAGTTTAAGATAGCCAAGGATGAATGTGATTCTTAAGGTCTAGGGGATTTGTTTTGATGGTGCATGTTATTCTCTGCCATAAAATTCCGGATAGCTGCAGCCATTCAGGAGAGCTTGTCAGCTCTAATCATTGTTGAGAATGGGGTATGCTATCCACGTGAGTTTTCGATTTTATTTGTGTCCACTTGAAGGAGGATGCCATCTCCCCCAAATGAACATATTCCATTACTATTTCCTAGCCACCTGCTGGCCAGCCATTCAGATTTTGGCcttctttttattcagttttcataTATCCTGTTTCTTTTTGAATGCACCGGATCTCCCTTCTCTCGATGCTAAGTAATAGCTTGTATCTTGCTAGCTGCTTCTTCAAGtgacaggatttttttaatgttggattttgtttgctttcatccATGGGAAGCACAGAACAGCTATTCAATGCCATAAGAGTTTGCTCTCCTCAAACTGTTCATGCAGGGGATGCATCTTCTGAGTTCTTTTTCACCTCAGCTTGTAACTCAGTGGCCTACATCTTTTCAGCTTGATATTGTACATTTATAGAGCCCCATAGGCCATTGGGAGCATTCCAAGTGTGAAAAAAATAGGTATCTTCTAGGACTGTGCTTATGAGATGGTGACAGGTGTTTTCACACGTCATGTTTTAGTATGCTCCCTGGTTTAgcatttttcagatgaaaggcTCTACTCTAACAGAAGTCTTCTATAGTTtataattttgtatttctcaCATCTGTGTTACGAGTTTCAATTCAACCAAATGTTTCTGTTGTTCCTTATAAACTTTCAGCGTGTCATCTTTATTAAATACTCCGtttctttgaaacagaaatttcAACGCACTTTAAGAAAGCCTGAATTTCCCAATTAACTCCACTGATATCCTTACATATAAGTGTGCATTTGTGTATaagaacagaaaagacagagtaggaaaattaattattactttcatttaatatttacaaACTGTAAGAGGATTCTTACTTTTTACGCTTACACCATAAACATTGACTTCTTGAACGAAATCCATCATCTCAATGATCTCAGAGACTTCTACAGTGGCAACATTTTCTCCTTTCcatctgttgaaaatattttttaaaataacatatatattaGCTAACAATTTTTTATTCTATAAATGGCTATGTGTGATGGAGCGCTACTGCTTATGTAGACTACTGTTATTCTTAACTGAGAAGTGTAGACAGATAAAACCACTTCTAATTTAGTGCCATCTTAGTTGAAATCCCAGTTCTGATTTAGTGCCATCTAATTTGAACCTCCAgccttaaaagaaaaggaagtgccATTTGACTCAAGTTTTAAAAATTGTCCACCATGACTATTCTAGGGGTCTGAACATTTGTACCCTGGAAGAGATCCTTAATGGTTTtgttaaaaccaaaaaagtgTTCATAAGGTTCTGGTCTGAGCTGTGCTATCCAGTCCTGTATATGTGTGATGTCCTTCAAGGAAAATTGATTTCCTTCCATCTTACTGGATTAACTGGTAACTCTGTATCTCACCTGAAAGTATCTCCCACCCTGTCACTGAAGTAAAGGAAGCCATTCTGGTCCATCACCAGGAGATCTCCTGTGTCAAAGTACACATCTCCTTTCACAAACACATTACGCAGGAGTTTCTTCTCTgagatttctttatttccagCATATCCAGAAAATGGGGTTTCCTGTGTCACCCGGACAACCAGAAGGCCAGGTTCACCTGCAGGGCAtgaaaggaggaggcaaaaaCTGTATTTACAATGAAGTACTTAGAACATAAAGTATCATATTGAAAATCTTTTGGAAAGCCACATCTGTTCTATTCATCTTATTGCTATGTTTCCATAACTATTTCCTGAGCAGCAGAAAGAGGTGAGTGGAAGAGGGAACATAATATTGCTTCCTTCTCTCCTGAAAAGCTAGACCTTAGGGAAGAGCTTTGTCAGCCTGGAGCCTGCCAATCCACTTATTATGAATGAAATCTCCATAAGATTCTTTTCCACCATTTATTCTTCTCTGTTTGCACTTGAATGGATAGTATGTCATCCCAAAAGTCTCACATGGAGTGCAGGATTGCATGTTTCTGCCTCTTGGGCTCTTCCAGAAGGTTTCGGCTTCAGTGTCTGAAGCCTGTTCCCCTGATAGTGCTTGTCCTTCATTCTGGAGTGTAGGGAAACagaactaaaatatattttcttcttacaAGAATCCCTCCAGGTACTCCTCCAAGAACCTTTCCACTCTTCCATTGTATTATTCACAGCCTGCCCAATGTTCTTCTCTCACCCTGGAAGAGCGTTTGCCAAGGATCGGACAACTATTTTGTCATCTGAAAAGGATGCTGGTAGTCAGACAACACACATGGAGGCAAAACACCGTGTCTGACTTCTTGTGCTTTGTGTTTTTCTAAAGGACAGGCTTGTTACTGCTCTCAGCATGATGTCAATGTGGGGAACGCACGCTGGAGGCCATGGTGAGAAGTTTGATGGTGTGCCTGTTCCGAAGAACATCCTGGAGCCCCTAGAGTCTGCTGGGTTTTCCTACTGGGCAGCACTCATTACAGCTGACAGTATGAATCCCATTTATATCAAGGGCAAAAATCCCATTAATTTCACTGGAATTGGCTCGGAACACCCCTTGTAAATGCATTTTCATTGTTCTATGTCTATGGTAGGTACTGGCTTATTTCCCAGTCTGCTTCTGAGGTTAAAAGACATTTCCAGCTTCcaaagttttttattatttttccttcaacAGGATGTTGAAGGAAATGGAGATGTATGGAGATGTTTCTCAAACAAATAGTTTTCTTCATAGCTGCATAGCTGTCTCTTATATGAAATCCTCTTTGTTGTTTTGAACTCTAGATGTGGAAACTGGGATGAAAGCTCATATTACAGTCCAGAGGAACTCACACCACTGCAAATAAGATGTGTGCTTTAtaacaaaagaataaaaccatCTAAAgatgttgaattaaaaaaaagaattgtccAATGGTCTAGCCGTTTTTACATGATGATTATTTATTCCAGTTTGGGACTTCACAGTCATTGCTGTCTCACTTTGCGTTGATTGATGGCTTTAGatgcaaaatttgttttaaaaatacatgtaaaaatcaaaaaaatttgcAGTTGTTTTAGTTGTgccctgaaaccagtgcatcttACCAATTTCATTATGAAAGCAAGACATTTTGTCCAGTTTTTAACCTAgccttttttcaagaaaaaaaatcacttttgctcAGTTTAGATATTATCAAAAAATAATATAGTCTCAGAAATCATTAATAATGATTATTACTTTGAGTACCAATACTACTATGTTTCGTTGAGGTTTGATGTTATTAttgcaaatattattttgctCAGCTGCTAAGGCACCTTTTTTGACTTCTGGAACTTTATCTTGATGATAGTTAAATCTACCTTATCAAAGCTAGAGATGTTAAAGATTTTTTCCCAGAACTGTTAACTTTGTCAAACATAGATGCAtgcatacgtacacacacacatactaacacacacacagatttaagGTAACTTTACTAAGCTGCCCTACTATGCCTTTTGTTAGAGCagtttttctgggtttttctCAAATGTGACACTCTCAGCTGTGAAGATGTGCTATTTTCCATCTGAGAGCTTCAGCTCTTTGATTTAGTGTCCTATTCAAAGTAGGATTTGGAGATTCTATGCAACTCTGGCATTAAATAGTTAAATCTGCTTCAGTTGCTGaatgtaaaaatgtgaaaaatacccTGCAGATTTTGTAAAGGCACTTTGTTCTTTCTCAAAACTCTTAATTTAGAGATTAGAAAGCATCTGGTCTCAAAATACAATATTATCTATAAGTTACTTGcccattttatttggaaaaaacagaaatactcaGATACTTTATTTATTCAGGAACTCAAATGTGCGTTCCTGCAGGTGAGAGCAAAATCATTCTGAGCCTTGAGTATAGATTACACTCTTACAGGATTGTATTTTTtgatattatttatatatgttgATACAGATCTGTTGATACAGATGTATTATCTATATCTGTTGATGTTTCCCCGATATAATTTTCAATGTTTAATTATGTCAAGAAGCACACTGCTCTGTGTTGCACACAGAGCAGAGAGTTAAGTTAATCCTTACCCTAAAATATCACCAGGTAGAGTTGTTTGTTAATTAATAGATAACTAATAATTTTTCTTACCTATGGGTGCTTTCTTACACCTTCCATGTTCATCCTTCATAAGTTCCTGTTTCCAGACATCATATTTCAACAATTCAAAAGAATATAGGAACTAAATAAAAGAATGCATACGCATACTTAAAAAACCCACAGTCTTACACAGTTTCCAGCTGGTCtgattaaaattactttaaaataacagaTAATCCCCTATTAACTTTGGAAGGTTTGGAACAGCCTGAAATATACTGACACTGTTACTGGGAAGAAATCAGATGTTTGTCAGAACACATTCGTGTCGTGGTGAGCAACATTAAATATACAGATGAAAATATTGTCTCCTTTCTTgatgaagagaagaaatgaaatccATTGTTTTAGAGTACGCTCTGATTcacattatttatataaaataaaataggacAGTGCTTTTGATCAAACTGttgattttgctgaaaaactTCCATCCTCTTCTAAGTAATGGCTTAAGATTACTGGAATGCAAATCGAGAagattctctgaaaaaaatccaaattaaatttACAGACATCTCAAAAATTACTCCAGTCAGATCGAAGTGGAAACTTACAGCACAATGGTTTGATTTAGGCTTTCCTGCCTTCATCCCCTGTCCGCATAGTTAAGATTGCTAAAAGATCAAAAGCATTGCAGAGTTATTATTATGGCCAGGGGAAGGCATTTTCAGCGTCTcagattaaaagcagaaatcattTGGAAATCATTAATCTGGTTTTGATGTTAACTGATCTGAATCTTTAGTATCATTTGAACAATATTTTATTGTAGTTTAATTTTCATGATTCAGAAAGAGTCTGTACAAATAGGAAAAACATTTGAGACTGTAAAAGCATTTTTATGAGTGGAAGATGTGTATCTCAAATGAGAATTTCAACAATACTCATGTATCTGAAgtttatatttcagatattttgagATTTATATTTATCTTTCTTGGTTGATGAGTTTCTGAGTGTTTGGCTCTTCTGCTTATCTTATTTCAGAGAACAAGGCGTGATGCGAGTTTTAATGAATCAAGATGCAATCAAAGAGTAAATTTGTGTAAGAGTTTGTTCTGGAGTGTATATCTCCTAATTCATACCAAAAGTCAAATCAAAACTGATTTCTGCCTCATCACTTAATATATATTGAGTTTTTAGGATGACAAAAAAACTTCAGTTAAAACTATCTTTAATTGGTCCTGTGCATAGGCACTTCTATACAGTGGGGTTATTTTTCATATGTTCTGGGGGGAAATCTCTGTTATATGAGTGCTGTAGTTTTAGCTTCTGTAGACTTCTGTACTTCTGTATACTTTAACTTCACAATGTACGCTCAGAGAATAGAGTCAACGGAGGGGGTAAAACTAAGGTTTTGGTTTCCATGAAAAGCAGTTTCTTTTAGGTAAACCCTATACACTTTCCTTGACTATATAATTTCttacatatttatttgtttgacctgctttttttgagggggggagggggaaggggaaaagggagttGATTGGTTGACTTGCTGACACTTACCTTTGAAAAGATGCCAGCACGGCCCACAGCTCCAATTTTATTtgtataatttaagaaaaaagaatttccttCTGTGGATCCATAGAATTCAAACATTTTAATTGGGCCAAACCTCATCAGGAATTCTTTCCAGATAGCAGGTCTTATGCCATTTCCTAGAGCTATGCGCACTTGGTGAACCCTGTCCCCTTCTTTCTGTGAACAGCCAAAAAGAAATACACTGCAACTGAGATAAGGGGTCTAAATATGTAGAGTTGATCTAAAATTTCCTAGTAGAACAGTTTTCCTTTAGATAATGCAACTTGACAAACACGCTCACAGGACGGTATTGGTTTTATAAAAATCAACCAGAAAATTGTGAGAATTCTTATTTGCCTAAGGTTGAAAGATTTTCATAAAATGTGAacagtttttcttcattcctaTCATTCTCCTTTGCGTTTTCACTTCCAAATTCTATCAGACGTCTATGTCACAAAATTTAAAAGAATCGTCTTATGTTGGAAATGTGAACATATATTCTGTAAATAGTGCCATTTCCCATAGAATGGAAATTCCTTTCCAAACCGATTACATAAAGAACATACTATCTTAGAAAACACTGGTGACAGCTTATAGTCAGCTCTACATGTGATGAAGTCCATATTCAGCAAAGCTCCTATCAATCAGACCTGTAGTCAAAATGTGGTTGTTAACACGTCATTGTTACACATCAGCTATGTCACTATTATGACATGCTACTCAGATGCTTATGTAAGCGAATAGTTTCGGCACTGAGCCAGACTGCTCAGCACCTTGCACATTTAAGGACATTTAAGCTCCAGGTAAGAAGTGGAGTCAAGAGTCTGACCATGGAAAAAACATCACTTTTTTGGAGAGGTAGGTAGAACTGATTGATTAAGTTACTTCCCTGAATGAACAACAACagaaagtagaaaatgaattatttcaggTCCAGCAAAGTGATTTCTTCAAGCTAAATCAGtgcattttatttcccttctggtgtcattttgaattttgaaaattgTATAGTATAGttgatttctaaataaaataaaggtgGTTTCTAAATGGAAAGTTGAAATAGCTTACCTAAGAatcatatcaaaatattttaatagaatcaATATTCTtactttttcacatttaaaaatatttgtatgaaaTAGTTTTGTGAGCTCACTCTAATAGGGTCAGATAGACAATTAACAGACAATTTCATCTGATCCAGAACTGCGTTTCTGACAGATAAATTATACATGTTTTGCCTCAATAAGCTGTAATGCAGGCTGACTTTCACTTGTTAAAACCAGGAATGGAGATTTCCCTTCTTCCGCTTAACCAGCCCTGCTTTCTTTTGCAATTGTGACGATTAACCCCAAGGAATAGCGTGGCACGCGTCAATGTGATCGAACCCAATTATGAACCAGATGGTGGGCAGGCTGCAGTAGTTACTTGATAGCTGATATTGACCCTTCTTCTATGCTGCAAGGCTTCAAGATGAAACaatgtttctttttccaaaatagcTTGTGCAACTGTAGGACTTGGACTGAGTAAATTTCAGGAGCTCAAGAGATTGTAGAGCTAGGAAAAACGACTAAGATTGCCTTGTCTAGTCTCTGATATAACAGAGTCTGTAAGACTTCCCTGCATTATTCTGAATTTTAgattatcttcattttaaaagctatgtGGTTCTCTGTAAAAACATTCctcagcaaatattttgttttgtttgtgttagtTCCTGTGGAGTACCAGATTTCACACTTACTAGTTCTGATAGGTACATGGATGCCAGTTAACCTTCCTATAGATATGTGCTAGTCAGAGAGGTTTCTGGAGTCTATGTCTATGTTAAGAAACTCAGGAGTGCTTCCTGGTTCCCCCATCCATGTTCTTACCCGATTTCATGCTCTGTGAAAGGAAgcagggcctggtgccctggATGTGAGAGGGAGCTTACTCCGAGCAGTCCCTCCTCTAGGTAGCCCTGATCTGGGCAGCACCAGGACTGGGCTATGCTCTGGCATCCCACAGCAGAGGAGGCTAAGTGAAATGTGGCTGCCTGGTTTATTAGCCTGCACAGGCTTGTCTCACTGTGGAAGAATGTGCATGATACACTACATTATGGATCAGCATAGTATCTAATCCCTCTGATAGGAGTCTGCCTTTACCCTGATCCACTTCTGTTGGCATCCTCAACACTCTGAACTTAGCTAGGCCCGCTTTCTGTTTTCCACTCTTCTTACTAGTTGCCAGTTAAATATCAATATCCTCTCTGTTAAATTCCAGTCATTGAGCCAAATAAAGAAagttcttcctgccttttcctgcagAAGAGACCTTTACACAACTAGTCTGGCCTGGCTAATCATTCCTTTGTTGTTTGATCTGTGTACTGACAACATGTTTGTACGGGCTGGAGTTCTGGCCAACAGCTTTCCTGGCTTGGTTATGGTCTGATgatgccttttttctctttgactccTTTCCCACATCCGGACCACACAACAATAAGGCTCTGTTCAGATGAGCTAATGGACTCGGTTGTGCCTTTGTTGCTAGTCCTTGCGCCATTCTCTAACTAACGCAGGTGGACAGCATTTGAACCTCGTACTTGTACGTGATGTTTTCTGTGGTAGGTAGGAATCCTTCTTGCCACCTCCCTTCAGCAACTTCCAAACTCCCAAATATAATACGAGGACAGTTAACCAATCTTAGTAATTTTCCATCATTATCCAGAAGCAAGTATTGCAAGTATAATAAATGCTTTCAGGCTTAcatgtttgcttttctgttgctgctgcgCTCAGTGACATGTTACTTTTGTCCTAAATCTGATCAAGATTTATCTCCATGTCCTTCAGTACTGTTATCCTGGGGCAACCAAGACTTTCTACCGCACTAGTAGTGGCATGCCTTTATAAGGGTGGGTTTATCCTTATATATACAGCAGGGAAGCAAAAGGTGCTGTTGGAGCAAAGTAAAtgtattcttttcagaaaaataaacaactcaTTCAACACTTTCAAAGtcctgcagagatttttttatcAGATATTAAATACGAGATAAAGTAACCTTCTCTTAATAAGTAGCTAGTTTGGAACACTGCAGGGCAGATGGTTAATCATTTAATCTGGTTCTTACTTGCATGTTATTATCGGGTTTGATAATACTGCTTTTACCTTTTCCTTACTGACCTGCCCTGCGTTATCATTTTCACTCACATGAAAAGCTAAACAAGCTTGGCTTTATAGAAGGATTAAAGCTAGTATGTGAGCATAACTGTCCAGTCCTGCCTGGTTTATCCTTGTGTAACTCCATTATATTTGCAAGCAATCAAAGACTGCATATTTGTATACTCTGAAGAAAACTGTCAAGCATAAAAAGGACTATACCACCAAGAAATAGGTAAATCCATATAACTTAAAATATAGATTTGCTATGTTTTGAAGCTACAGTTACAAACCAGAACTTACACTGGGCTGGTTACAAAGGTAACGACAAAGCTCCCCTATATACAAAAACATTGTTACATTATATTTTCTACAGTCATTCCAAAACTGGCTTGCtgaaaatttcttcttcaaaacacAAGTTGCTCCTAGATgatgaaaacaaacaaggaaattaaaaataaccatTACAATCTATTCTATCTTCCACAAAAAAGTCAACGTACTCTTAATTCAGCTAATGCAAAAAGTAAGCCATTCGCAGCAAGGTCTTTTTGTTAAGTGTGCCTAGCATGATGGAGCATTTCTTCTTGGATTTCTGACTAGAATCTAAAAACTTACAgtatgaaaaggagaaaggagtagGAATTAATTGTACTTTGCAAACCTGATTTCCCCTCATACCAGTTTCATACTCAAATTTGTAATGACGCTTTTCATCTTAAGAAATTTTTGCTTCGCTGTCCTCTTATTTCACACTTAAATCGAAATATTAGGAGGCATCCTAccccattctttcttttctatgtaaaactgcagaagaaatcttGTGGCCATATTTTCTTCTTAGTCATATGCTATATAGATCATTAGGTGTTAGTTAGGCAGGTTTCAGCTAGGACAAACTGTTACAACCTTTTAGTGGTCTCCAATTTCCAGCAATAGGTCAAAGCCTTTATATTTCTTTCAAGATTGTTACCAGTGtaagtctgaaaaaaaagagaggttggcatgggggaaaagggagctggCAGTTTTCTGAATTTGTGTAAGAAGTGGTAGTATTTATCTCTTATTTTAAGAgacataatttatttaatttacttgTCATACGAGTAAAGGAAAGGctgaaacaatcaaacaaaactTTACACAGGAACATTATACACTAACTGTgagtgaaaactgttttcatgTAAGACAGAAACTAAACAGGTCGagtcttttaataaaaattaaccaGAGAAAAACACACCCAGAGTTGAGGGTGTATACCTAGAAAACCGCTATGGATCTGGCTTTACATTTTGAGACTTTGCCTTTTATAACATGGTCAAGATCTCTGTTTTTTCACTATTTTCCAGTTGAGGAAGTGGCAGGCATAgaataaaatttctgaaaaaggTTTATTGATATTTACATAAATAGCAAATGCTTACTAGGAATGAGTACACAAATGTTTATGATATGATTTCAGAAAGTAAATATCCATTAAAATATCTTCAAGCTACAGTAAGCACCATTTAAAATAATAGAGGAATGCTTAAGATACTGAATTTCATATTGTAAGTTAGTAGGAATGCATAGTtgaggaaataatattttaaggaaaGATTTCCTTACCagatccttcctttttttttctgtttatcacaATTTTACATCCAAGAAAGGTGATGACTGTGAGCCACTTCCCTTTTTATGTGTTTTATTTCCACAAATTCAACTCTTCATTTGTTACTTACAAAACATAATGAattacaaaataattacaaaacataATTTGGTCATTCACCAAATAATAAAATGATACAGCGTTGACAGTTATACATGTACTGGCATGTCAATAGAATGGGAGAGATGTATTCAGCACATCTCTATATTGTATTTCTTGTCTGTATTGTATTTCCTGTCTTGTCTATATTGTATTTGCTGTTAATCTTTTGAATATAGAGTGAACTATATCTTCATTGTGTTCTTTGTCACATGGGAGACTTAGTAAAAAGTATGTAACAAGCAGCATGCAATTTTAGATCaaatcatcttttctctctccctctttctctttaccCTTCCCTTGCCTGCCCTCACAACTCCCTTAATGATTTGTAAGAAACCAAAGCATCTGAGGTCGTCAGTTAATGAAAGTTAATGAAATTTCACCGGAGAGCAAATATTACCTAATTGAATGCATCCACCGATGCCGAGAAGAGAAGCACTGATGTGGTACAGAGGAAGAGTGACATACATAATATCCTGACAAACTGCCCCACACTGAGTAAAGGCTAAAGAGGCAGATAGGCTTCTTAGGTGAGTAATGATAGCAGCTTTTGGGAAACCTGTCAAAGTGAGGAGAGGAAAACATTATAAATGTGCTGTTTGCATTCacagttttgctgctgttcagaaTTGTTTGGAATGTACAAGTAGAACTATCCCTTTTTCTGAGCCTGCACCTGTCCCATCCTTCAGCCTTTAGATCAGGACTGTGTCTTCTTAGTCTATCAGCTTATTTGGTCTGTTTGTCTTTAAGGCTATTTGATCATGTCCTCTTCTCTGTCTGGGAAGGAAAGTCCCTTCACATCACAAGCAGATGCAGATTCCCTGCGTACACAGTGTTCCCTCACCACAAAGCAAGAACTGAAAAGGTTCTGAAGAGTTGTGCCGCTCAGCTGCTATTTGCAATAGGAATAACTTTTACAACATTGTCCGGCTTGGCTGGAGGAAGAATTCCCCTTTCTTTCCCAGTGAAGTAGTGTGAAGTTTTATTACTCAGGCCAATCACTGAGGAAGAGTTTTACCCCAAGGCCCAAGCACATGTGCTGACCATAGTTCTTTTTAGTATAGATCTGTGCAATTTTGACACTATGAAATCTGAGCAGCTGCTAGAGACTGACTTTACGGGCCTTATACTTAAGGAATTAAAATCAGCCATGGAATATCTATGCAAAAGTTCTCTAACTGGACTTAATGCCCTTGTTATGTCAaggcaaaaatatcttttaaataaatgaattcttGTGCAGTTCACTGTCGTGACTTAAAAATTTAACTTCTATCTTTTTGTGTGCCTGTCTTGGCTCCAAATTTATGCCACATGAATTCTAAGGTAGTTCCAGTAGTATGTTCTTAGCACACATCCTCACCTGTACTTCCCGATGTGAAGATATACATAGTTGTGTTTCCTTGGTTAGTCACAAATCTAAGGTGAGATGGAACAGGGTCATCAGGGACCTTGTCTAGTTTGTCCAGTATAGTACCAACATGCTGGAAAGGAGAACTGGTGCTCATCAGCCAGATAGTAACATTGTTTTCCATGAGATGGAAAATAAACTCCTTCTCTATCATTCCAAAACAATCTGCCAATGTAAAGAAATATATGTTTAGTATTGAAACAATTGCAATTACAGCCCTGATTACCTGCACTGGAGTTACGTGCTCTCCCACACATACAGTGAACCTACCACTCCACACATCAAGATAACCCCACCTGTGAGGTCCTATGGATAGTGAAAAAAATACTCATGAAGGCTAATTTCCCTATCCTTCTCATTTTAACTGTAATGGGTTAAACTCACTGATCTTACTTGATGATACTAAAAGATCAGATTTATTTTAATCAGTATGTTATAGCATTTATGTTTTAAAGCATGGTTGATATACCAACTAATGATCCTTCACGGGTTCATAAT is a genomic window containing:
- the LOC138060837 gene encoding long-chain fatty acid transport protein 6-like isoform X2; translated protein: MLYTWLSTLAGGALVLYVSLKIFFPYFWEDLLYFLRRKRLKAITKKRAKNGILSIIHLFMQRAEKIPHKPFIIYEGKVHTYQDVDKRSNRVAQVFLHHGALKKGDTVALLMGNEPDFIHVWFGLAKLGCVVAFLNFNVRSRSLLHCINKCAAKALVISEDCFGMIEKEFIFHLMENNVTIWLMSTSSPFQHVGTILDKLDKVPDDPVPSHLRFVTNQGNTTMYIFTSGSTGFPKAAIITHLRSLSASLAFTQCGAVCQDIMYVTLPLYHISASLLGIGGCIQLGATCVLKKKFSASQFWNDCRKYNVTMFLYIGELCRYLCNQPSKEGDRVHQVRIALGNGIRPAIWKEFLMRFGPIKMFEFYGSTEGNSFFLNYTNKIGAVGRAGIFSKELMKDEHGRCKKAPIGEPGLLVVRVTQETPFSGYAGNKEISEKKLLRNVFVKGDVYFDTGDLLVMDQNGFLYFSDRVGDTFRWKGENVATVEVSEIIEMMDFVQEVNVYGVSVKNYEGRIGMAAIVLKPDQPFDGERLYKHVVDFLPSYAQPRFVRIMDVMQITATFKHQKMHLVNEGFNPEIISQPLYFLHEPACSYIPLTREIYKKVISGEIRL
- the LOC138060837 gene encoding long-chain fatty acid transport protein 6-like isoform X1, whose protein sequence is MLYTWLSTLAGGALVLYVSLKIFFPYFWEDLLYFLRRKRLKAITKKRAKNGILSIIHLFMQRAEKIPHKPFIIYEGKVHTYQDVDKRSNRVAQVFLHHGALKKGDTVALLMGNEPDFIHVWFGLAKLGCVVAFLNFNVRSRSLLHCINKCAAKALVISEDCFGMIEKEFIFHLMENNVTIWLMSTSSPFQHVGTILDKLDKVPDDPVPSHLRFVTNQGNTTMYIFTSGSTGFPKAAIITHLRSLSASLAFTQCGAVCQDIMYVTLPLYHISASLLGIGGCIQLGATCVLKKKFSASQFWNDCRKYNVTMFLYIGELCRYLCNQPSKEGDRVHQVRIALGNGIRPAIWKEFLMRFGPIKMFEFYGSTEGNSFFLNYTNKIGAVGRAGIFSKFLYSFELLKYDVWKQELMKDEHGRCKKAPIGEPGLLVVRVTQETPFSGYAGNKEISEKKLLRNVFVKGDVYFDTGDLLVMDQNGFLYFSDRVGDTFRWKGENVATVEVSEIIEMMDFVQEVNVYGVSVKNYEGRIGMAAIVLKPDQPFDGERLYKHVVDFLPSYAQPRFVRIMDVMQITATFKHQKMHLVNEGFNPEIISQPLYFLHEPACSYIPLTREIYKKVISGEIRL
- the LOC138060837 gene encoding long-chain fatty acid transport protein 6-like isoform X3, whose product is MLYTWLSTLAGGALVLYVSLKIFFPYFWEDLLYFLRRKRLKAITKKRAKNGILSIIHLFMQRAEKIPHKPFIIYEGKVHTYQDVDKRSNRVAQVFLHHGALKKGDTVALLMGNEPDFIHVWFGLAKLGCVVAFLNFNVRSRSLLHCINKCAAKALVISEDCFGMIEKEFIFHLMENNVTIWLMSTSSPFQHVGTILDKLDKVPDDPVPSHLRFVTNQGNTTMYIFTSGSTGFPKAAIITHLRSLSASLAFTQCGAVCQDIMYVTLPLYHISASLLGIGGCIQLGATCVLKKKFSASQFWNDCRKYNVTMFLYIGELCRYLCNQPSKEGDRVHQVRIALGNGIRPAIWKEFLMRFGPIKMFEFYGSTEGNSFFLNYTNKIGAVGRAGIFSKFLYSFELLKYDVWKQELMKDEHGRCKKAPIGEPGLLVVRVTQETPFSGYAGNKEISEKKLLRNVFVKGDVYFDTGDLLVMDQNGFLYFSDRVGDTFRWKGENVATVEVSEIIEMMDFVQEVNVYGVSVKNYEGRIGMAAIVLKPDQPFDGERLYKHVVDFLPSYAQPRFVRIMEKSYEELHCLRDLSSSCLNLIEFICSLRKAFFG